A region from the Variovorax sp. RKNM96 genome encodes:
- a CDS encoding helix-turn-helix transcriptional regulator: MSSLRHPDLEKLKDDAAGPLAIVVSQCVEGSSLVEAHSHGRGQLLGVWRGLLTLGTAFGKWLVPNVHAVWIPPGQLHWASVHGQVDAWSVYVQPGACEGLPDQPATLRISALLREAVRRLERPDGETDTPMRALLERVVVNEIQALPVEELSLPMPTSPSLVKIAQGLLAEPAEERSLEDWAALANVSPRTLNRRFPMETGYSLGAWRQRARLLRGLELLAEGRSVTTVALELGYCNISAFIALFKRTFGVTPTQYMRQA, from the coding sequence ATGTCTTCCCTGCGCCATCCCGACCTCGAAAAGCTGAAGGACGATGCGGCCGGTCCGTTGGCGATCGTCGTTTCCCAGTGCGTCGAGGGCAGTTCGCTGGTGGAGGCCCACAGCCACGGACGAGGCCAGCTCCTGGGCGTCTGGCGAGGTCTCCTCACACTGGGCACGGCGTTCGGCAAGTGGCTCGTGCCCAATGTGCATGCGGTCTGGATACCGCCCGGACAACTGCATTGGGCGAGCGTGCATGGCCAGGTGGACGCGTGGAGCGTCTATGTCCAGCCGGGTGCCTGCGAGGGCTTGCCGGACCAACCGGCGACGCTGCGCATCTCGGCCCTGCTGCGAGAGGCCGTGCGGCGGCTGGAGCGCCCCGACGGCGAAACCGACACACCGATGCGGGCCCTGCTCGAACGCGTCGTGGTGAACGAGATCCAGGCCTTGCCGGTCGAGGAACTCAGCCTGCCGATGCCGACAAGCCCGTCGCTGGTGAAGATCGCGCAGGGGCTGCTGGCGGAGCCCGCGGAAGAACGTTCGCTGGAGGACTGGGCCGCGCTCGCGAATGTGTCGCCCCGCACGCTCAACCGCCGTTTCCCGATGGAGACCGGCTACAGCCTGGGCGCGTGGCGCCAGCGCGCACGCCTCTTGCGCGGGTTGGAGCTCCTGGCCGAGGGGCGGTCCGTCACAACCGTCGCGCTCGAACTCGGCTACTGCAACATCAGCGCGTTCATCGCCCTGTTCAAGCGCACCTTCGGCGTCACGCCCACGCAGTACATGCGGCAGGCATGA
- a CDS encoding aldolase/citrate lyase family protein, with product MTSRDKLQEHPASKPFQGHPLIQGLARGEPLTAFGIRMARTPDIARLAKASGHHAIWVDLEHSTIPLDAAGAICAAAHDLGLMALVRVPEREYGAIGRLLDAGASGLIFPRVETAAQAADLAAACRFPPHGHRSAIAALPQFGYRRLPAAETYRLANDAVVVNVLIESPLGIENAEAIARVPGVDLVSIGCNDLSAELGVPGDYRHPLVQQALNTALAACARAGTPLSIGGIADAALNAELLARGAAPFLMTGIDTDVLLTAMHERVRGALASHASPAAETPHARAA from the coding sequence ATGACAAGCAGAGACAAGCTGCAGGAGCACCCTGCATCCAAGCCCTTCCAGGGCCACCCGCTGATCCAGGGGCTGGCCCGCGGCGAGCCCTTGACGGCCTTCGGCATCCGCATGGCGCGCACGCCCGACATCGCCCGGCTGGCCAAGGCCAGCGGCCACCACGCGATCTGGGTCGACCTGGAACACAGCACCATCCCGCTCGATGCGGCCGGCGCGATCTGCGCCGCGGCGCACGACCTCGGCCTGATGGCGCTGGTGCGTGTGCCCGAGCGCGAGTACGGCGCCATCGGCAGGCTGCTCGATGCGGGCGCATCGGGCCTCATCTTTCCGCGCGTCGAGACCGCCGCGCAGGCGGCCGACCTGGCGGCAGCCTGCCGCTTTCCGCCGCACGGCCACCGCTCGGCCATCGCCGCGCTGCCGCAGTTCGGCTACCGCCGGCTGCCGGCGGCCGAGACCTACCGCCTGGCCAACGATGCCGTGGTCGTCAACGTGCTGATCGAAAGCCCGCTGGGCATCGAGAACGCCGAGGCGATCGCTCGGGTTCCCGGCGTGGACCTGGTGAGCATCGGCTGCAACGACCTGAGCGCGGAACTCGGCGTGCCGGGCGACTACCGCCATCCGCTGGTGCAGCAGGCACTGAACACCGCACTCGCGGCCTGCGCGCGCGCCGGCACGCCGCTGTCGATCGGCGGCATCGCCGACGCGGCGCTGAACGCCGAACTGCTGGCGCGCGGCGCGGCGCCCTTCCTCATGACGGGGATCGACACCGACGTGCTGCTCACCGCGATGCACGAGCGCGTGCGCGGCGCGCTGGCCAGCCATGCGTCCCCTGCCGCGGAGACACCGCATGCGCGCGCGGCCTGA
- a CDS encoding SDR family NAD(P)-dependent oxidoreductase: MTSKVWFITGTSRGLGRVWAETALARGDKVVATARSVASLQPLVATYGDAILPVALDVTDREAVFASIDAAVARFGRLDVVVSNAGYALFGTIEESSEPQARAQFETNLFGTLWVIQAALPHLRAQGRGHILVTSSVAGVITFPTAGVYNATKWAVEGLVETLASEVGAFGIKVTLVEPGGYDTDWRAGSAVSAEPMPAYEELRQKIKAMSANRALGNPAATGSAILAAVDAEEPPLRLFLGKAGLPAARQAYAQRLSTWEAWSAVAEDAQG; the protein is encoded by the coding sequence ATGACATCCAAAGTCTGGTTCATCACAGGAACTTCCCGCGGCCTCGGCCGCGTGTGGGCAGAGACCGCGCTGGCGCGTGGCGACAAGGTCGTGGCCACTGCGCGCTCCGTGGCATCGCTCCAGCCGCTGGTGGCGACATACGGCGACGCGATCCTGCCGGTGGCGCTCGACGTCACCGATCGCGAGGCGGTGTTCGCATCCATCGACGCGGCGGTGGCGCGCTTCGGCCGGCTCGATGTGGTCGTCAGCAACGCCGGCTATGCGTTGTTCGGCACCATCGAGGAAAGCAGCGAGCCGCAGGCGCGTGCGCAGTTCGAGACCAACCTGTTCGGCACGCTCTGGGTCATCCAGGCGGCGCTGCCGCACCTCAGGGCGCAGGGCAGGGGGCACATCCTCGTGACCTCGAGCGTCGCGGGCGTCATCACTTTTCCCACGGCCGGCGTCTACAACGCGACCAAGTGGGCGGTCGAAGGCCTCGTGGAGACGCTGGCATCCGAAGTCGGCGCGTTCGGCATCAAGGTCACGCTGGTCGAACCCGGGGGCTACGACACCGACTGGCGTGCAGGCTCCGCGGTCAGCGCCGAGCCGATGCCCGCCTATGAAGAGCTGCGCCAGAAGATCAAGGCCATGAGCGCCAATCGGGCCCTGGGCAATCCCGCCGCGACGGGATCGGCGATCCTCGCTGCCGTCGATGCCGAGGAGCCGCCGCTTCGGCTCTTCCTCGGCAAGGCGGGCCTGCCCGCCGCCAGGCAGGCCTACGCGCAGCGGCTGTCGACCTGGGAAGCCTGGTCGGCCGTCGCCGAGGACGCTCAAGGCTGA
- a CDS encoding ChbG/HpnK family deacetylase → MTEATEVAADVMQEICICADDFGLSTGVNAAVVDLAQRGKISATGGMVRRSAWMDGAQALRRVAPERLDVGLHLDLTRPAQVDGPEPGLAGLLVRTCTRTVFAEGLKADIRDQFSRFEDAMGRAPAFIDGHRHVHQFPVVRELLVEEICRRYPTSLPWLRSTRPGGAPRHGGFKAQVIHALGGPALQKRARSHGIPQSRGLLGVYGFSGDADAYRHRLHGWLRSARTGDVLMCHPSAAPLASDPHADARLQEYAVLGAIDFPWHGGSGHIRPVTLTRLLQRGVAMPQGPLNRR, encoded by the coding sequence ATGACTGAGGCCACCGAAGTTGCGGCGGACGTCATGCAGGAAATCTGCATCTGCGCGGACGATTTCGGCCTGAGCACCGGCGTCAACGCGGCAGTCGTCGATCTGGCCCAGCGCGGCAAGATTTCCGCCACTGGCGGCATGGTTCGGCGAAGCGCCTGGATGGATGGTGCCCAGGCGCTGCGCCGCGTGGCACCCGAACGGCTCGACGTCGGCCTGCACCTCGATCTCACCCGGCCGGCGCAGGTGGATGGGCCCGAGCCCGGCCTGGCGGGATTGCTCGTGCGGACCTGCACGCGCACGGTGTTCGCAGAAGGACTGAAGGCCGACATCCGCGACCAGTTCTCGCGCTTCGAGGACGCGATGGGACGCGCACCCGCGTTCATCGACGGACATCGGCATGTTCATCAGTTTCCGGTGGTGCGTGAACTGCTCGTCGAAGAGATCTGCAGGCGCTATCCCACGTCGCTGCCATGGCTGCGAAGCACGAGGCCGGGTGGCGCGCCGCGGCATGGAGGTTTCAAGGCGCAGGTCATCCACGCGCTCGGCGGCCCCGCCCTGCAGAAGCGTGCGCGCTCGCACGGCATCCCGCAAAGCCGTGGACTTCTGGGTGTGTATGGCTTCAGCGGCGACGCCGATGCCTACCGCCACCGGCTGCACGGCTGGCTGCGCAGCGCGCGCACCGGCGACGTGCTGATGTGCCACCCATCCGCGGCCCCGCTGGCCTCGGACCCGCACGCGGACGCCCGACTGCAGGAGTACGCGGTGCTGGGCGCCATCGACTTCCCCTGGCATGGTGGCTCTGGCCACATTCGTCCGGTGACCCTGACGCGGTTGTTGCAACGCGGCGTGGCGATGCCGCAGGGCCCTCTCAATCGCCGCTGA
- a CDS encoding tripartite tricarboxylate transporter substrate binding protein codes for MRARPELRALLLAVGLVLGATCATAASQVSTIIVPAPPGGPIDRVARLVAPELSAALGHPVVVDNRLGAAGKIGVQAALRAPRDGHTLIAVSPSIASVNPVVDKAPGYDPLTDFDALGIAATNAGVVAVRAGLPVADMAELVRYAKAHPGELTYGSFGIGTSLHLQSEELLHTLGIDARHIPYKGEAQVMSALAGGEVDLMLYATAPIVPLVQSGRVRALAATSSQRWSMLPQVPSYAETGLPALRTYQYRSWVGFVLPAGTPPARRQEVLRAWQSTLASPKLREALAVQGFEPASGDPAEMQRTVAGEIERLRALLASGRIKLD; via the coding sequence ATGCGCGCGCGGCCTGAATTGCGGGCCCTGCTTCTTGCGGTGGGCCTCGTCCTCGGCGCGACCTGTGCCACCGCCGCGTCGCAGGTCTCCACGATCATCGTGCCCGCGCCGCCCGGCGGCCCCATCGACCGTGTCGCGCGGCTTGTCGCGCCCGAGCTGTCGGCTGCGCTCGGCCATCCCGTGGTGGTCGACAACCGCCTGGGCGCGGCGGGCAAGATCGGCGTGCAGGCTGCCTTGCGTGCACCGCGCGACGGCCACACGCTGATCGCGGTGTCGCCGTCCATCGCCTCGGTCAATCCGGTGGTCGACAAGGCGCCCGGCTACGACCCGCTGACCGATTTCGATGCCCTGGGCATCGCCGCGACCAACGCCGGCGTGGTCGCAGTGCGTGCCGGCCTGCCGGTGGCCGACATGGCAGAGCTGGTGCGGTATGCGAAGGCGCATCCGGGTGAACTTACCTACGGCTCCTTCGGCATCGGCACCAGCCTGCACCTGCAGAGCGAGGAGCTGCTGCACACGCTCGGCATCGACGCCCGCCACATCCCGTACAAGGGCGAGGCCCAGGTGATGAGCGCGCTGGCGGGCGGCGAGGTGGACCTGATGCTCTACGCCACCGCGCCCATCGTCCCGCTCGTGCAGAGCGGCAGGGTGCGCGCCCTTGCGGCCACCTCGTCCCAACGCTGGTCGATGCTGCCGCAGGTTCCGAGCTACGCCGAGACCGGCCTGCCCGCCTTGCGCACCTACCAGTACCGCTCGTGGGTCGGCTTCGTGCTGCCGGCCGGCACGCCGCCCGCCAGGAGGCAGGAGGTCCTGCGCGCCTGGCAAAGCACGCTGGCCAGCCCGAAGCTTCGCGAGGCCCTGGCGGTGCAGGGCTTCGAGCCCGCGTCGGGCGACCCCGCGGAAATGCAGCGCACCGTCGCCGGCGAGATCGAGCGCCTGCGTGCACTGCTCGCAAGCGGTCGCATCAAGCTCGACTGA
- a CDS encoding AraC family transcriptional regulator, which translates to MNELLREEVRYNRAIEVPGLVLSTARFSAFRFKPHYHLDCHVALVADGVQRQHFRGESLLLTRGTIQLMPAGEVHDGVAGADEAYTLQTFRLSPTLLAGLGEEITGKHHFPSQAAVVLRDARLAEQLIGMHTALQNESADPLLKEARVMELIESLFARLLKPVPQPISGTLTPRQLLRVRDFMEARLCDKIVLEDLALLLGLDRFRFLKLFKRTVGMTPHAWLLRLRLERAVELIKTNRDMPITEVAHAVGFFDQSHFTRAFSDAYSVTPARFQRPAGNFLQGDPGPGR; encoded by the coding sequence ATGAACGAGCTTTTGCGTGAAGAGGTCCGATACAACCGGGCCATCGAAGTCCCGGGCCTTGTCCTGAGCACGGCCCGGTTCTCCGCGTTCCGCTTCAAGCCGCACTACCACCTGGACTGCCACGTCGCGCTCGTTGCCGATGGTGTGCAGCGGCAGCACTTCAGGGGCGAGTCGCTGCTGCTCACGCGTGGCACGATCCAGCTGATGCCCGCCGGCGAGGTCCATGACGGCGTGGCCGGCGCCGACGAGGCCTACACGCTGCAGACGTTCCGCCTCTCGCCCACGCTGCTGGCGGGCCTGGGCGAAGAGATCACCGGCAAGCACCACTTTCCTTCGCAAGCCGCCGTGGTGCTGCGCGACGCCCGGCTCGCCGAGCAGCTGATCGGCATGCACACCGCGTTGCAAAACGAATCGGCCGATCCGCTGCTGAAAGAGGCGCGCGTCATGGAACTCATCGAGTCCCTGTTCGCGCGGCTGCTGAAGCCCGTGCCCCAGCCGATTTCGGGCACGCTGACGCCCCGGCAGCTCCTGCGTGTGCGCGACTTCATGGAGGCGCGCCTGTGCGACAAGATCGTGCTGGAGGATCTCGCCCTCCTCCTGGGCCTGGACCGGTTCAGGTTCCTCAAGCTCTTCAAGCGCACGGTCGGCATGACGCCCCATGCGTGGCTGCTCAGGCTGCGGCTTGAAAGAGCGGTCGAGTTGATCAAGACAAACCGCGACATGCCGATCACCGAGGTTGCGCACGCCGTCGGATTCTTCGACCAGAGCCATTTCACGCGCGCGTTCAGCGATGCCTACAGCGTGACGCCGGCGCGCTTCCAGCGCCCTGCCGGCAACTTTTTACAAGGCGATCCCGGTCCCGGTCGGTAG
- a CDS encoding aminotransferase class I/II-fold pyridoxal phosphate-dependent enzyme produces MATFSFLDDYSEGAHPDILRALTETNLAQQAPYGSDDHSIDAASRIEAHLGDAFEGAIHFVASGTMANIVSISSCLRPHEAVLAVGSGHIVVREAGAIEATGHKLIVVPAVDGKITPRNIEEALAANSHFPHMAKPRLIYLSNATETGTVYTLAELREISALARQRGLILFLDGARLGAALASHRNDATLADIASLVDLFWIGGTKVGALLGEAIVVCNPALKDDFAFHLKQRGGMLAKGRLLGIQFQALFGDSHLFSSLARHANAMAAKLAAGIASHGYGLAAQTETNQVFPILPNAVVAALQKDFAFYVWAPADDDHSVIRLVTSWATPEDQVDAFLARLVSAQP; encoded by the coding sequence ATGGCTACCTTCAGTTTTCTCGACGACTACAGCGAGGGCGCGCACCCCGACATCCTGCGCGCGCTCACGGAAACCAACCTTGCGCAGCAGGCGCCCTACGGGAGCGACGACCACTCCATCGATGCGGCATCGCGGATCGAAGCGCACCTGGGCGATGCGTTCGAGGGCGCCATCCACTTCGTTGCGAGTGGAACCATGGCCAACATCGTGTCGATCTCGAGCTGCCTGCGTCCCCACGAGGCCGTGCTCGCCGTGGGCTCCGGCCATATCGTCGTGCGGGAAGCGGGCGCGATCGAGGCCACGGGGCACAAGCTCATCGTCGTTCCCGCGGTCGATGGAAAGATCACGCCCCGGAACATCGAGGAAGCGCTGGCCGCCAACTCGCACTTCCCGCACATGGCCAAGCCTCGGCTCATCTATCTTTCGAACGCGACGGAAACCGGCACCGTCTATACCCTGGCCGAGCTGCGCGAGATTTCAGCGCTCGCGAGGCAGCGCGGGCTCATCCTGTTTCTCGACGGCGCCCGGCTGGGCGCCGCCCTGGCTTCGCACAGGAACGATGCGACGCTGGCCGATATCGCATCGCTCGTCGATCTGTTCTGGATTGGCGGCACCAAGGTCGGTGCACTGCTGGGCGAGGCCATCGTGGTGTGCAACCCCGCGCTCAAGGACGACTTCGCTTTTCACCTCAAGCAGCGCGGCGGCATGCTGGCCAAGGGGCGCTTGCTCGGCATCCAGTTCCAGGCGTTGTTCGGCGACAGCCATCTGTTCTCGTCCCTGGCCCGGCACGCGAATGCCATGGCGGCAAAGCTGGCGGCCGGCATCGCCTCACACGGCTACGGGCTCGCCGCGCAGACCGAAACGAACCAGGTGTTTCCCATCCTTCCGAACGCCGTCGTGGCCGCGCTGCAGAAGGACTTCGCGTTCTACGTGTGGGCCCCGGCGGATGACGACCATTCGGTGATTCGCCTGGTCACCTCGTGGGCCACGCCCGAAGACCAGGTCGACGCCTTCCTGGCTCGCCTGGTCTCCGCTCAGCCTTGA
- a CDS encoding TetR/AcrR family transcriptional regulator, with translation MSSKQTEPVVQVAARKRLPKDERGRQLLDVAWAIVRSEGTDALTLGYLAERAGVTKPVVYDHFGTRTGLLGVLYGEYDSRQHALMDEALRASGKSLPAVARVIAVAYVNCVMEMGREMPGVSAALAGSPELDALKKELEAEFLVKCRDALQPFAKQPIAPAAMRAMLGAAEAVSFAAAAGEFDPADAENEIYDAIVRIAQRA, from the coding sequence ATGTCAAGCAAGCAGACAGAACCGGTTGTGCAGGTCGCAGCCAGGAAACGCCTTCCCAAGGACGAGCGCGGCCGCCAGCTCCTGGACGTCGCATGGGCCATCGTGCGCAGCGAAGGAACCGATGCGCTCACGCTGGGCTACCTGGCGGAGCGCGCGGGGGTGACGAAGCCCGTCGTGTATGACCATTTCGGCACACGCACCGGCCTGCTCGGCGTTCTCTACGGGGAATACGACAGCCGGCAGCACGCACTCATGGACGAGGCCCTGCGGGCTTCGGGAAAGTCGCTCCCGGCGGTAGCGCGGGTGATTGCTGTCGCCTATGTCAACTGCGTCATGGAGATGGGACGCGAGATGCCCGGTGTCAGCGCTGCGCTGGCAGGCTCGCCCGAGCTCGATGCCTTGAAGAAGGAGCTCGAGGCCGAGTTCCTGGTGAAGTGCCGGGACGCGCTGCAGCCGTTTGCGAAACAACCCATAGCGCCGGCAGCAATGCGCGCAATGCTGGGCGCGGCGGAGGCCGTGTCCTTTGCGGCGGCCGCGGGTGAATTCGATCCGGCAGATGCAGAGAACGAGATCTACGACGCCATTGTGCGAATCGCGCAGAGGGCGTGA
- a CDS encoding NAD(P)H-dependent oxidoreductase yields MHALVVVSHPDSQSLTHAVARSFAEGVAESGEHTTEIADIAAEGFQPAFNQADRTAYFLQKPLPPDILREQARIDRADALVLVYPVYWWSFPGQLKGWIDRVFANGWAYDEAPDGTLGKRLGRLAVHLIGIGGADGGTYARHGYDKAMRTQIDHGIFDFCGARVVTSEFLLDVNGQGGAAHIVTARALGSNAFARAASGGIDRSEVAEELPG; encoded by the coding sequence ATGCATGCCCTTGTCGTTGTCAGCCATCCCGATTCCCAGTCCCTCACGCACGCTGTCGCGCGCTCGTTTGCCGAGGGCGTTGCGGAATCCGGCGAGCACACCACCGAGATCGCCGACATCGCTGCAGAAGGCTTCCAGCCGGCATTCAACCAGGCCGACCGCACCGCCTATTTTCTCCAAAAGCCCTTGCCGCCGGACATCCTGCGCGAGCAGGCGCGCATCGACCGGGCCGACGCACTCGTGCTGGTCTATCCCGTGTACTGGTGGTCGTTCCCCGGCCAACTCAAAGGCTGGATCGACCGCGTATTCGCCAATGGATGGGCCTATGACGAGGCGCCCGACGGCACGCTCGGCAAGCGGCTCGGCCGCCTTGCCGTGCACCTCATCGGCATCGGCGGCGCAGACGGAGGCACCTATGCGCGGCATGGCTACGACAAGGCAATGCGCACGCAGATCGACCACGGGATCTTCGATTTCTGCGGTGCACGCGTCGTCACCTCGGAGTTCCTGCTCGATGTGAATGGGCAGGGCGGGGCGGCCCATATCGTCACCGCGCGGGCCCTCGGCAGCAATGCGTTTGCGAGGGCTGCGTCAGGCGGCATCGATCGGTCCGAGGTTGCCGAAGAACTGCCAGGCTGA
- a CDS encoding LysR substrate-binding domain-containing protein → MELRHLRYFVAVAEELNFTRAAQRLHIAQPPLSVQIQALEEELKVRLLERDKRRVFLTQAGRHFLERARGILHDVETAKGEAQSAASGEVGSIALGYTASSMLSPAMPGAILRFRKQHARVVLTLKEMTSLEQLDAVHGRSLDIAVLRRPNVEIPTGINVEEWYQSPLTAVVPRDHRLSGKPLRIADLRDEPLVMYPRNAGIGLYWKVQDLCAKAGFRPRMVQEAREASTIAGLVAAGVGIALVPGDTRCIQLDGVVYQTVLDKEAVSSLYLAHRQADPNPYVDLMLKELRAALKGGTARRSTKRKSA, encoded by the coding sequence ATGGAACTGCGCCATCTCCGCTACTTCGTGGCGGTTGCCGAGGAGCTCAACTTCACGCGCGCCGCGCAGCGCCTGCACATCGCGCAGCCGCCGCTGAGCGTGCAGATCCAGGCGCTCGAGGAGGAGCTCAAGGTCCGGCTGCTCGAGCGCGACAAGCGGCGCGTGTTCCTCACGCAGGCGGGGCGCCATTTCCTCGAAAGGGCGCGCGGCATCCTGCACGACGTGGAAACGGCCAAGGGCGAGGCGCAGAGCGCGGCATCGGGGGAGGTGGGGAGCATCGCGCTGGGCTACACGGCGTCATCGATGCTGTCGCCGGCGATGCCCGGCGCCATTCTTCGCTTCCGGAAACAGCACGCGCGGGTGGTGCTGACGCTGAAGGAAATGACCTCGCTGGAGCAGCTCGATGCGGTGCACGGGCGCAGCCTGGACATCGCCGTGCTGCGCCGCCCGAACGTGGAGATCCCGACCGGCATCAACGTCGAGGAGTGGTACCAGTCGCCGCTCACGGCCGTGGTGCCGCGCGACCACCGGCTCAGCGGCAAGCCGCTGCGCATTGCGGACCTGCGCGACGAACCGCTGGTGATGTATCCGCGCAATGCCGGCATCGGGCTCTACTGGAAGGTGCAGGACCTGTGCGCCAAGGCGGGCTTCCGGCCGCGCATGGTGCAGGAGGCGCGCGAGGCGTCGACCATCGCGGGGCTGGTGGCTGCCGGCGTGGGCATCGCGCTGGTGCCGGGCGACACGCGCTGCATCCAGCTCGATGGCGTCGTCTACCAGACGGTGCTCGACAAGGAGGCCGTGTCCAGCCTCTACCTGGCGCACCGGCAGGCGGACCCGAATCCGTATGTCGACCTGATGCTCAAGGAGCTTCGCGCGGCGCTCAAGGGCGGGACCGCGCGGCGCAGCACGAAACGCAAGAGCGCGTAG
- a CDS encoding collagen-like protein — protein MKLPSHAAVSAAAAALCLGLAGCGGGGNDGPSFPFLPLATTPTNTGGTPTANNPKSSILAGAGDPTADIGSDGDFYLNYTTISLFGPKADGAWPAGVALRGVDGAAGPAGAMVRYGTTDPLAAVGSEGDFYLNTTTSVLFGPKTAGAWPLPGVALIGPTGATGPTGSTGATGATGATGTQGPTGSTGATGVTGATGVQGPTGSTGATGVTGATGVQGPTGSTGATGVTGATGVQGPTGSTGATGVTGATGVQGPTGSTGATGVTGATGVQGPTGSTGATGVTGATGVQGPTGSTGSTGATGATGLTGATGVAGPTGSTGATGATGGTGATGVTGAVGPTGATGPTGATGATGATGANGAGGYNANYSATTATANTVYRLNPSGVGLTPLGSANFDAFGVLLPNDCNQAKMTVGFTGAAPGDYTFQLVKRSAPSYTVTSPTALACTVAQGGTSCSFTASGVAVTGDIVYMQMSGTQNLVAGSTVGFVSLVCSP, from the coding sequence ATGAAATTACCTTCCCATGCAGCCGTCAGTGCTGCGGCCGCGGCCCTTTGTCTGGGTCTTGCCGGATGCGGCGGCGGGGGGAACGACGGACCGTCGTTCCCCTTTTTGCCATTGGCGACGACGCCGACCAATACCGGCGGGACTCCCACCGCCAACAATCCAAAAAGCTCGATCCTCGCAGGCGCCGGTGATCCGACTGCAGACATCGGGTCGGATGGAGATTTCTATCTGAACTACACGACGATCTCGCTGTTCGGTCCCAAGGCCGACGGCGCGTGGCCGGCGGGCGTTGCCTTGCGCGGTGTGGACGGCGCGGCGGGGCCGGCAGGGGCCATGGTTCGCTACGGCACCACCGACCCGCTGGCCGCTGTGGGTTCCGAGGGCGACTTCTATTTGAACACCACCACCAGCGTCCTCTTCGGTCCCAAGACGGCCGGCGCGTGGCCGCTGCCCGGCGTAGCGCTGATCGGACCCACTGGCGCAACAGGCCCGACCGGCTCGACGGGAGCGACAGGGGCCACCGGAGCGACCGGTACGCAAGGCCCGACGGGCTCGACCGGGGCGACGGGAGTGACTGGCGCCACGGGTGTCCAAGGCCCGACGGGTTCGACTGGCGCAACGGGCGTGACCGGCGCCACCGGTGTCCAGGGGCCGACGGGTTCAACCGGGGCGACAGGAGTGACCGGCGCCACGGGCGTCCAAGGTCCGACAGGTTCGACTGGCGCAACGGGGGTAACGGGCGCCACCGGCGTCCAGGGTCCGACGGGTTCGACCGGAGCGACAGGAGTGACCGGTGCCACGGGCGTTCAAGGTCCGACGGGTTCGACTGGCGCGACAGGGGTGACCGGCGCCACCGGTGTCCAGGGCCCGACAGGTTCGACAGGTTCGACGGGAGCAACTGGCGCCACTGGTCTCACCGGAGCGACGGGGGTGGCTGGCCCCACGGGCTCGACCGGGGCGACAGGCGCCACGGGCGGGACTGGCGCGACCGGTGTCACGGGTGCAGTGGGTCCGACGGGGGCGACCGGTCCGACCGGCGCAACGGGGGCCACCGGGGCGACAGGTGCCAACGGCGCTGGAGGCTACAACGCCAATTACTCCGCCACCACAGCGACTGCCAATACCGTTTACCGCCTCAATCCGAGCGGCGTGGGACTGACTCCGCTCGGCTCGGCCAACTTCGATGCCTTCGGCGTACTGCTTCCCAACGATTGCAATCAAGCAAAGATGACTGTCGGCTTCACGGGCGCGGCACCCGGGGACTACACGTTCCAGCTGGTCAAGAGATCCGCGCCGTCGTACACCGTCACCTCCCCCACGGCGCTCGCTTGCACCGTGGCCCAGGGCGGCACCAGTTGCTCGTTCACGGCATCCGGCGTCGCGGTCACGGGCGACATCGTCTACATGCAGATGTCCGGCACTCAAAACCTGGTTGCCGGCTCGACGGTCGGGTTCGTGTCGCTGGTCTGCTCGCCCTGA